The DNA region agcctcttcttccttgcttctctcttaattctcatcagcaggactagcgctatcgctcgcttcttacaacgggacagatacatgtttgctgctgaccgaaaggaggaggaacagactatgaaagagctcccgctaaacgtttttaaaactccgcctacgccatagcgcagcgcaaatcgcgttgtatctgaagggcaacgctgagcccagcggcaagcgccgtgcataccgcgtcctgtgtgaaaggcccaattacgcggtcattatgtgggaaacacaccgcaatagaataagaataagttaaatgctaacgttatagtttgacctcctattaacgttcgcgctcttccactgataaacatggtattagctttgtggttaatctaatatagcaatgcattagcggctgtaagtgatgttacagaatatttagaagtgataatgataggaccgttagctagaactaccacacagtttttatatacagggtatgaactaaatctacaatcatttcacatgacgaacgacagactcaccgtcaaaacagtaagttacatctccgtggcttgtgatcgctttcttctgtagtggacttctggcgctgttgttaactctggagctgcagagctccctctggtgggcacactgtgcaacactcataacatgagtgaagcatgagactctgtttctcatgtttcatcggccgttataaatgccgatgccgatttaaatgcaattagcttatatcggccggccgatatatcggtcgggctctataacatataaggcctatatatatatatatatcgttttttttatcttcaggttccatattcAGAGAGAAATGAGAACGGTGCAGCATTCAATAATCATTATTAAcgctgttattattcttgattttttttttttctgaaggtcTATGAAACATTTCTATGATGCATTTTCTTAAACAATGGCACGTAAAGTTGTGAAGTAAAAGATTATTTCAACCAGTGACTAAATAAACTACATACTATTCAATGAAAGAACTCCGAGAGAGTCTAGGTTTCTTCTGGTGTTTGGGTTTGTAACctacttaaaatcaatattcaaatgacaaagaaattgttcagaacaagttttaatataattCTTTATCATTTACCAGTCGAATCTATAACTGAGGCAAGATGATAAAAAagcagtaatgttattacctaattactttattttaatatattatgattTGTTGTTAATactatcccatcatgcatctgaCATCCACTCGTGTTAGGAGCTGTTCAGATTCAAactgcagctccgcagtgagtcagtgtcatgaaACATGTATTTCTAGTCTATATTTacatctcgttatgccgctggtttaggaTATTTAGgatataaatgatttttaaatattagggatcggttgaccggccataaatcagtttttgcttaaaatacgcaatcggtttttggtctttttttccggaagtgcgcccgcctgcacagactacattgtaccatctctctctctctctctctctctctctctctctctctctctctctctctctctctccgtctctctctctctctccgtctctctctctctctccgtctctccgtctctctctctctctccgtctctctctctctctctctctccgtctctctctctctctctctctctccgtctctctctctctctctctccgtctctctctctctccctctctctctccctctctctccgtctctctctctctctctctctccgtctctctctctctctctgtaggcgGGGCCCATCTCTCTCTCGGCTCCCATCACTAAGGTGGTGAAGAACGACTCTTACACTCCTCCTTCAGTGTCAGTGCCACCCGCTCGCCCCCCCACACAGAGCCTACAGCCTGTCTGCAGAACCACCGTCAGCACACAACAGACCACCAGAGACACCAGCggccccacacacacacctgcacaggtacacacacacacacctgcacaggtacacacacacacacacctgcacaggtacacacacacacacacctgcacaggtacacacacacacacctgcacaggtacacacacacctgcacaggtacacacacacacctgcacaggtacacacacacacacctgcacaggtacacacacacacacctgcacaggtacacacacacacctgcacaggtacacacacacacacacacacacacacctgcacaggtacacacacacacacacacacctgcacaggtacacacacacactcacctgcacaggtacacacacacacacacacacacctgcacaggtacacacacacacacacacctgcacaggtacacacacacacacacacctacacaggtacacacacacacctgcacaggtacacacacacacacctgcacaggtacacacacacacacacacacacacacacacacacctgcacaggtacacacacacacacctgcacaggtacacacacacactcacctgcacaggtacacacacacacacacacacacacacacacacacctgcacaggtacacacacacacacacacctgcacaggtacacacacacacacacacacctgcacaggtacacacacacacctgcacaggtacacacacacacctgcacaggtacacacacacacacacacacacacacacacacacacctgcacaggtacacacacacacacacacacacacacacacacactcacctgcacaggtacacacacacacacacacacacactcacctgcacaggtacacacacacacacaccacacacctgcacaggtacacacacacacacacacacacacacacacacacctgcacaggtacacacacacacacacacctgcacaggtacacacacacacacacacctgcacaggtacacacacacacacacacctacacatgtacacacacacacacacacacacacctgcacaggtaaacacacacacctacacatttacacacacacacctacacatgtacacacacacacacacacacacacacacacacctgcacaggtacacacacacacacacacctgcacaggtACAGACACAGAAACTGTAACACTGAGAAACAGCAGTAGTTCATGTTCTGAGTGTTGCaccagagagagaaacacactcacactctattATTACATTCACAGATCAAATACAagacaacacaacacacaacGAGTCATTATCAGGACTATAAACATGTCTTTAGCTCTTCTCACTCCACACCAATCAGACCTGTACAGCtaacctctctgtgtgtgtgtgtgtgtgtgtgtgtgtgtcagcctgTCTCCAGTCCTCTGGAGGGCACAAAGATCACCGTCAACAACCTTCACCCTCGAGTGACGGAGGAGGATATAGTGGTGAGTTCAGGCCTGCGGCTCGTCACACACTCGCTCGtctcactgagtgtgtgtgtgtttaatctgtgtgtgtgtgtgtgcaggagctGTTCTGTGTGTGCGGGGCGCTGAAGCGAGCGCGGCTGGTGAAGGCTGGCGTGGCTGAGGTGGTGTTTGTGCGTAAGGAGGAtgcagtcagcgcttacaggaaGTACAACAACCGCTGTCTGgacggtgagacacacacactcaccttctTCAGTACAACACTGAAGTAAATGTGTGTCCAGCTCTGCCTGCATCAGCTacactgatctgtgtgtgtgtgtgtgtgtgtgtgtgtgtttcaggtcagCCGATGAAGTGTAACCTGCACATGCAGGGCAGCGTGATCACGTCAGAGCAGCCCATCCTCCTGTGAGTCGCCCCTCCAtcagtgtgatgatgatgatgatgaggatgaagaaggtgactctctctctctctctctctctctctctctctctctctctctctctctctctctctctctctctctctctgtgtgtgtgtgtgtgtgtgtgtgtgtgtgtgtgtcaggaggcTGAGCGACTCGCCCGGCGCAGTGGCTCCAGCGCAGAAGGACTCGTCGTCTCGCTCGGGCTCCAAGACGTCTCCAGGGCCGGAGGTGGATCCTCAGACCATCCTGAAGGCTCTGTTCAAATCGTCCGGTCAGAGCGGCTCCAGCGGAGCAGAGACCAGCGACCCTCACTCCACCGCCTTCCGCATCAAGATCTGACGCCTGTTTCCACGAGCGTCCACACTGCTTCACTTTTAACgcctctctcttttcttcagtaaagaTCCTTCTTTATAATCAGCCGTGTGTCTCTCGTTATTAACATTCACATTTACACTAGCATTCACAgctgatgcattaaactgatgacTGATTACTGTGGTTTTgagaaataaatgcagttttggtgagcagaagagactcaaaAACAACAAATTAGATGCTCATGAGGTCTAAATAAATAGATTTCCAGTGACTTTTTACCATCTTAATAAAACGACAAGACTTGCAATGAAACACAAGTAgttttgtttgttgatttatttgcattttagttCTTAACAGCCACATAGAAAATTAATTCAGATTCAAGAATCAAGATGAATCTTGTGTTTCTCTCACTGTACGTTGTTCCTGAACTCCAGCTTTCCTGGGAAATACACTGCCACTAGTTGAAGCGCATCATCCTAATTAGAAGCTTAATTAGGGGACCTCGTCAAGGTTTGTAAATGTAGCATGTAGCATCATGATGGAGGCATCAAGCAATCCCAGGGTAAGAACTTCAGGCTTCTTGGCAGCTTTCATTGGGCAAGCCCCGTCCATGAGGCTGTTTCCAAGTTCAAAGGCGCATGAATCAAAAATGATTAAATTGACAAGTTACCTCTTAATTTGACAACAATGTCCCATAAAACCCAGTTCCTTCTGACCAAAATGCATTGACTTCAAGTCTATGGTCATGTACTTCACATGTACGACTGTAAACCAAGATGTTGTCCATGTAGCAGCATTCTCCCTTGATGCTCCGAAGCTGCTCAATCATGTGTTTCTGAAATATCTTTGGAGCACTCGTTATGCCGAATGGCAAGCAACAAAAGCAGTGCCTCTTGAAGGGGATTATGAAAGTAGTCAACATCTTGCTGGCTTcagcaaacacaaacagaaacatCTGGCAGCATCAAGGCTTGAAAAGACTG from Carassius carassius chromosome 1, fCarCar2.1, whole genome shotgun sequence includes:
- the poldip3 gene encoding polymerase delta-interacting protein 3 isoform X3, with product MADLSLDEVIRRRSFNARGVSKRPIYGQGAGSVGGAFDARQMIGSGDVRQRLGVGGAAAVFQVKDAREKLGQKDARLRIQGRGGGAGAVQDARQLINSRKQQQAPPPSTMGVPHIQIHNTRPLSARVGVVMQPGGGVTTVVDARDRLSLKRSVPAASNQSAAFLKVTKTIQQRPVGMTSGIRVSGAAPVMSAAPEEDDGAVIPNKQMKITTASNLQTRAGPISLSAPITKVVKNDSYTPPSVSVPPARPPTQSLQPVCRTTVSTQQTTRDTSGPTHTPAQPVSSPLEGTKITVNNLHPRVTEEDIVELFCVCGALKRARLVKAGVAEVVFVRKEDAVSAYRKYNNRCLDGQPMKCNLHMQGSVITSEQPILLRLSDSPGAVAPAQKDSSSRSGSKTSPGPEVDPQTILKALFKSSGQSGSSGAETSDPHSTAFRIKI
- the poldip3 gene encoding polymerase delta-interacting protein 3 isoform X4, which gives rise to MADLSLDEVIRRRSFNARGVSKSCVGNSHRPIYGQGAGSVGGAFDARQMIGSGDVRQRLGVGGAAAVFQVKDAREKLGQKDARLRIQGRGGGAGAVQDARQLINSRKQQQAPPPSTMGVPHIQIHNTRPLSARVGVVMQPGGGVTTVVDARDRLSLKRSVPAASNQSAAFLKVTKTIQVMSAAPEEDDGAVIPNKQMKITTASNLQTRAGPISLSAPITKVVKNDSYTPPSVSVPPARPPTQSLQPVCRTTVSTQQTTRDTSGPTHTPAQPVSSPLEGTKITVNNLHPRVTEEDIVELFCVCGALKRARLVKAGVAEVVFVRKEDAVSAYRKYNNRCLDGQPMKCNLHMQGSVITSEQPILLRLSDSPGAVAPAQKDSSSRSGSKTSPGPEVDPQTILKALFKSSGQSGSSGAETSDPHSTAFRIKI